A stretch of Cucumis sativus cultivar 9930 chromosome 2, Cucumber_9930_V3, whole genome shotgun sequence DNA encodes these proteins:
- the LOC101210348 gene encoding mitochondrial Rho GTPase 1: MARAPASNVHSRGRTEVRIVIAGDRGTGKSSLIVTAAADNFPVNVPPVLPPTRLPEDFYPDRVPTTIIDTSSRTEDSAKVAEELKRADAVVLTYACDQPNTLDRLSTFWLPKLRQLEVRVPVIVVGCKLDLRDEDQQVSLEQVMSPIMQQFREIETCIECSAFKHIQIPEVFYYAQKAVLHPTGPLFDQETQTLKPRCVRALKRIFILCDHDKDGALSDAELNDFQVKCFNAPLQPSEIVGVKRVVQEKLPEGVNDHGLTLTGFLFLHALFIEKGRLETTWTVLRKFGYDNDIKLSDELIPTLGKRAPDQSVELTNEALEFLRGIFELYDGDGDGALRPRDLEELFSTAPESPWNESPYKDSAERNAMGGLSIDDFLSLWSLMTLLNPVYTIENLIYIGYPGDPASAVRVTRKRRLDRKKQQLDRNVLQCFVFGPKKAGKSSLLDAFLARPFSVTYTPTTEERYAVNVVDQPEGTKKTLILREIPEDGVKKLLSSKESLAACDIALFVHDSSDESSWKKATDLLVEVASHGEDTGYEVPCLIVAAKDDLDSFPLAIQDSTRVSQDMGIEPPIPISTKLGDFNNVFRRITSAAEHPHLSIPETEAGRSRKHYHKLINRSLMFVSVGAAVTIVGLAAYRVYLARKNSSS, encoded by the exons ATGGCAAGAGCGCCAGCTAGTAATGTACACTCACGTGGCAGGACCGAGGTTCGTATAGTTATCGCTGGGGACCGTGGTACGGGAAAATCGAGCTTGATCGTTACTGCTGCGGCGGACAATTTTCCAGTGAATGTCCCCCCGGTATTGCCGCCGACGAGGCTGCCTGAAGACTTTTACCCGGATCGTGTTCCCACCACAATCATCGATACTTCATCACG CACTGAGGATAGTGCAAAAGTTGCTGAGGAACTTAAGCGAGCTGATGCAGTGGTGTTAACTTATGCTTGTGATCAGCCTAACACCCTTGATCGGCTGAGTACTTTTTGGCTTCCAAAACTTCGTCAACTGGAG GTGAGGGTTCCCGTCATAGTAGTGGGCTGTAAGCTGGATTTGAGAGATGAGGATCAGCAGGTGAGCTTGGAGCAGGTTATGTCCCCAATAATGCAGCAGTTTCGAGAAATTGAAACATGCATTGAGTGTTCAGCTTTTAAACATATCCAG ATTCCTGAGGTCTTTTACTACGCCCAGAAAGCTGTACTTCACCCAACAGGTCCACTTTTTGATCAAGAAACTCAAACTCTAAAGCCTAGGTGTGTACGAGCATTGAAACGGATATTTATTCTTTGTGATCACGATAAAGACGGTGCTTTGAGCGATGCAGAGCTGAATGATTTTCAG GTCAAATGTTTCAACGCTCCTTTACAACCTTCTGAAATTGTTGGGGTTAAGAGGGTTGTGCAAGAAAAACTTCCTGAAGGAGTGAATGATCATGGACTCACTTTGACAGGGTTCCTCTTTCTTCATGCTTTATTTATAGAGAAGGGGCGTTTGGAGACAACATGGACTGTACTCAGGAAGTTTGGGTACGATAATGATATCAAGCTTTCGGATGAACTTATCCCAACTTTAGGAAAGAGAGCTCCAGATCAg AGTGTGGAGCTGACAAATGAAGCACTCGAGTTTCTAAGGGGAATATTTGAGCTCTATGATGGTGATGGT GATGGTGCCTTGCGTCCCCGTGATCTTGAAGAACTATTTTCTACAGCACCGGAGAG TCCTTGGAATGAATCTCCATACAAAGATTCTGCAGAGCGAAATGCAATGGGAGGATTGTCAATTGATGACTTTTTATCACTG TGGTCCCTCATGACACTCCTAAACCCAGTTTACACCATTGAAAATCTGATATACATTGGTTACCCTGGTGATCCTGCATCTGCTGTTCGTGTGACGAGGAAAAGGCGGTTGGATCGCAAGAAACAACAGTTAGACCGAAATGTTCTTCAGTGCTTTGTGTTTGGGCCTAAGAAAGCAGGGAAATCTTCTTTATTGGATGCATTTCTTGCAAG GCCATTTTCTGTGACCTACACTCCTACCACTGAAGAACGCTATGCCGTAAACGTTGTCGACCAACCTGAA GGAACAAAAAAAACCCTTATTTTGAGGGAGATACCTGAAGATGGAGTGAAAAAACTGTTGTCTAGCAAAGAGTCTTTAGCTGCGTGTGACATTGCACTATTTGTGCATGACAg cTCCGATGAGTCCTCCTGGAAGAAAGCAACCGATTTGCTGGTTGAAGTTGCAAGTCATGGTGAGGATACTGGCTATGAAGTGCCTTGTTTAATTGTTGCTGCCAAAGATGACCTCGATTCATTTCCTTTGGCCATACAAGATTCTACTAGG GTGAGCCAGGATATGGGTATAGAACCTCCAATACCCATCAGCACGAAATTGGGTGATTTTAATAACGTATTCCGAAGAATCACATCAGCTGCAGAGCATCCTCATTTAAGCATCCCTGAAACTGAGGCAGGCAGAAGCCGCAAGCATTATCACAAGCTCATAAACCGCTCTCTTATGTTTGTTTCAG TCGGAGCTGCTGTAACGATCGTTGGATTGGCAGCTTACCGCGTCTACCTTGCAAGGAAGAATTCTTCCAGCTAA
- the LOC101210095 gene encoding TMV resistance protein N — MPHFFNAFDFLSLSNTLFFNFCSALFFISIAIGVFDFSFPYSARFFLMDSSTVAAESSTFKWSYDVCLSFRGEDTRDNFTSHLDMALRQKGVNVFIDDQLERGEQISETLFKSIHKTSISIVIFSENYASSTWCLDELVEIIECKKSKGQEVLPIFYKVDPSDVRKQTGWFGGALAKHEANFMEKIPIWRDALTTAANLAGWDLGTIRKEADLIQVIVERVLSILNQTHTPLKVAEYPVGIDYKIESLYWTQEMYKSECVDMVGIYGIRGIGKTTLAKALYNKIASQFEGCCFLSNVREASKQFNGLAQLQKKLLFQILKYDLEVVDLDRGHNIKQAGQ, encoded by the exons ATGCCCCACTTCTTCAATGCGTttgattttctctctttatctAATACattgttcttcaatttctGCTCTGCATTATTCTTCATAAGTATTGCTATTGGTGTTttcgatttttcttttccttattcTGCGCGTTTCTTTCTGATGGATTCTTCCACTGTTGCAGCAGAATCATCTACTTTCAAATGGAGCTATGATGTGTGTTTGAGTTTCAGAGGAGAGGATACTCGAGACAATTTCACCAGTCATCTTGACATGGCCTTGCGTCAAAAGGGTGTCAACGTCTTCATTGACGACCAGCTCGAAAGGGGTGAGCAAATTTCTGAAACCCTTTTCAAATCTATACACAAAACTTCCATTTCTATTGTTATATTCTCTGAAAATTATGCATCTTCGACATGGTGTctggatgaattggtggaaATAATTGAATGTAAGAAATCCAAGGGTCAGGAAGTTTTGCCGATTTTCTACAAGGTGGATCCTTCGGATGTACGAAAACAAACTGGTTGGTTTGGAGGAGCATTGGCCAAACATGAGGCTAATTTCATGGAGAAGATTCCAATATGGAGGGATGCTTTAACTACTGCTGCCAACTTAGCTGGTTGGGATCTCGGAACCATAAG AAAGGAGGCTGATCTTATTCAAGTTATTGTTGAACGAGTGTTGTCTATATTAAATCAAACCCACACGCCCTTAAAGGTAGCTGAGTATCCAGTTGGAATTGATTACAAAATAGAATCCCTTTACTGGACACAAGAAATGTACAAGTCTGAATGTGTTGACATGGTGGGGATATATGGCATTCGAGGCATTGGTAAAACAACTTTGGCTAAAGCTTTATACAACAAAATTGCTAGCCAATTTGAAGGCTGCTGCTTTCTATCAAATGTTAGGGAAGCTTCAAAGCAATTCAATGGCCTTGCTCAATTACAGAAAAAGCTcctttttcaaatcttaaagTATGATTTGGAGGTTGTCGATCTTGACAGGGGACATAATATCAAGCAAGCAG GACAATAA
- the LOC101209851 gene encoding cyclin-P3-1 isoform X2 translates to MREMANNGMDFQVETDSLLGLSESGKLISSSPQVLSILSSVFEKLIQKNEKLLKRLKKKDSVTIFHSSRAPTMGIGQYIDRILKYTCCGTACLVVAYIYIERYLQKTDVYLTSLNVHRLLITSIMVAAKFIDAGFKRKFLGQRIKSNVDPVTKLELNVCLKLQAILAVPFKHSQGNLPFLNFMVSLVFQNLELYGILYIIKLQFLD, encoded by the exons ATGAGAGAAATGGCAAATAATGGTATGGATTTTCAAGTAGAAACAGATTCACTTCTTGGACTGAGTGAATCTGGAAAACTTATTTCGAGTTCTCCACAAGTTTTGTCAATTCTTTCCTCTGTTTTCGAGAAGTTGAttcagaaaaatgaaaagctaTTGAAAAGACTCAAAAAGAAAGACAGTGTTACAATTTTCCACAGTTCCCGAGCTCCTACCATGGGCATTGGACAATATATCGATCGCATCTTGAAGTACACGTGTTGTGGAACTGCTTGCTTAGTTGTTGCCTACATATACATTGAAAGGTATCTTCAAAAAACGGATGTTTACCTAACTTCTTTGAATGTCCACCGCCTTCTGATCACCAGCATCATGGTTGCAGCAAAGTTTATCGATGCCGG CTTCAAAAGGAAGTTCTTGGGGCAGAGAATCAAGTCGAACGTCGACCCGGTAACAAAGCTCGAACTAAATGTTTGCCTCAAATTACAGGCTATACTTGCAGTGCCATTTAAACACTCCCAAGGAAATCTCCCTTTCTTGAATTTCATGGTTAGTTTAGTGTTTCAAAATCTGGAGTTGTATggaatattatatattataaagcTTCAATTCTTAGACTAA
- the LOC101209851 gene encoding cyclin-P3-1 isoform X1, translating to MREMANNGMDFQVETDSLLGLSESGKLISSSPQVLSILSSVFEKLIQKNEKLLKRLKKKDSVTIFHSSRAPTMGIGQYIDRILKYTCCGTACLVVAYIYIERYLQKTDVYLTSLNVHRLLITSIMVAAKFIDAGCYNNTFYAKVGGVSTKEMNSLEIEFLFNLDFRLHVTADVFSTHCLQLQKEVLGAENQVERRPGNKARTKCLPQITGYTCSAI from the exons ATGAGAGAAATGGCAAATAATGGTATGGATTTTCAAGTAGAAACAGATTCACTTCTTGGACTGAGTGAATCTGGAAAACTTATTTCGAGTTCTCCACAAGTTTTGTCAATTCTTTCCTCTGTTTTCGAGAAGTTGAttcagaaaaatgaaaagctaTTGAAAAGACTCAAAAAGAAAGACAGTGTTACAATTTTCCACAGTTCCCGAGCTCCTACCATGGGCATTGGACAATATATCGATCGCATCTTGAAGTACACGTGTTGTGGAACTGCTTGCTTAGTTGTTGCCTACATATACATTGAAAGGTATCTTCAAAAAACGGATGTTTACCTAACTTCTTTGAATGTCCACCGCCTTCTGATCACCAGCATCATGGTTGCAGCAAAGTTTATCGATGCCGG GTGCTATAACAATACTTTTTATGCCAAAGTAGGAGGAGTGAGTACAAAAGAAATGAACAGCTTGGAGATAGAATTTCTGTTCAATTTGGACTTCAGACTTCATGTCACTGCTGACGTTTTCAGTACTCATTGTTTGCAGCTTCAAAAGGAAGTTCTTGGGGCAGAGAATCAAGTCGAACGTCGACCCGGTAACAAAGCTCGAACTAAATGTTTGCCTCAAATTACAGGCTATACTTGCAGTGCCATTTAA
- the LOC101209851 gene encoding cyclin-P3-1 isoform X3, whose protein sequence is MREMANNGMDFQVETDSLLGLSESGKLISSSPQVLSILSSVFEKLIQKNEKLLKRLKKKDSVTIFHSSRAPTMGIGQYIDRILKYTCCGTACLVVAYIYIERYLQKTDVYLTSLNVHRLLITSIMVAAKFIDAGCYNNTFYAKVGGLQKEVLGAENQVERRPGNKARTKCLPQITGYTCSAI, encoded by the exons ATGAGAGAAATGGCAAATAATGGTATGGATTTTCAAGTAGAAACAGATTCACTTCTTGGACTGAGTGAATCTGGAAAACTTATTTCGAGTTCTCCACAAGTTTTGTCAATTCTTTCCTCTGTTTTCGAGAAGTTGAttcagaaaaatgaaaagctaTTGAAAAGACTCAAAAAGAAAGACAGTGTTACAATTTTCCACAGTTCCCGAGCTCCTACCATGGGCATTGGACAATATATCGATCGCATCTTGAAGTACACGTGTTGTGGAACTGCTTGCTTAGTTGTTGCCTACATATACATTGAAAGGTATCTTCAAAAAACGGATGTTTACCTAACTTCTTTGAATGTCCACCGCCTTCTGATCACCAGCATCATGGTTGCAGCAAAGTTTATCGATGCCGG GTGCTATAACAATACTTTTTATGCCAAAGTAGGAGGA CTTCAAAAGGAAGTTCTTGGGGCAGAGAATCAAGTCGAACGTCGACCCGGTAACAAAGCTCGAACTAAATGTTTGCCTCAAATTACAGGCTATACTTGCAGTGCCATTTAA
- the LOC101212783 gene encoding putative UDP-glucuronate:xylan alpha-glucuronosyltransferase 4, protein MAFFTKKQPLLNFLSQSHSPSSSSSSSSQYLFKSSNFINNKRSKSSSIILIFLSLFFILLCFLFLISFTLFSSNSNSTTTNNLLGIPTIIDNEFQETIKIGLINIRTDDKDEIHDTLHLLGLIESRRTRIETVTIDFDRIEKEFEWERLFPEWIDEDEKYRSSPKCPNIPMPKTEDYSDLNVVVLRIPCKRGILMSRDVFRLQANLAAARVAVASGWVEEDIYRTVYVVFLGECGAMREIFRCDDLVIKDDRTVENVWVYKPEIKRLKQKILLPFGSCQLAPVYARTGREVWRHFMLRKPPKTNSTTTHYHRPKQAYVTILHSSEAYVCGAIALAQSLLQTNTSKDLLLLADNSISPNSIQALKDAGWDAMRIDRIRSPFSEKGSYNEWNYSKLRIWQLTMYEKIVFIDADLLVLKNIDQFFALPQLSAAANNKMRFNSGVMIVEPSACLFEELMEKSFELKSYNGGDQGFLNEIFTWWHRLPSRVNYLKIFLKENSENDSDPYAIHYLGLKPWMCYKDYDCNWDMEDHQIFASDSAHAKWWQVYESMPTELQHFCGLTKKMDSRIRKWRSIARNNSTFTDAHWKINITDPRRLRFMDDQAPLHQ, encoded by the exons ATGGCCTTCTTCACTAAAAAGCAACCCCTTCTCAATTTCCTTTCTCAATCTCATTCTCCATCATCATCGTCCTCCTCCTCATCGCAATATCTCTTCAAATCCTCcaatttcatcaacaacaaacGATCAAAATCCTCCTCCATAATTCTCATCTTCCTCTCCCTCTTCTTTATCCTCCTCTGTTTTTTATTCCTCATCTCCTTCACTCTCTTCTCCTCCAACTCCAActccaccaccaccaacaACCTACTCGGAATCCCCACCATCATCGACAACGAATTTCAAGAAACCATCAAAATCGGTTTAATCAACATAAGAACCGACGACAAAGACGAAATTCACGATACATTACATCTCCTCGGCTTAATCGAAAGCCGAAGAACGAGAATTGAGACGGTAACAATAGATTTTGATAGAATCGAAAAGGAATTCGAATGGGAGAGATTGTTTCCGGAGTGGATCGATGAAGATGAGAAATACAGATCATCACCGAAATGTCCAAACATTCCGATGCCAAAAACAGAAGATTACTCTGATTTAAACGTTGTCGTTTTGAGAATACCGTGTAAGAGAGGGATTTTGATGAGTAGAGATGTATTTCGGCTTCAGGCGAATCTTGCGGCGGCGAGAGTGGCGGTGGCGAGTGGGTGGGTGGAGGAGGATATATATCGGACGGTGTACGTTGTGTTTTTGGGAGAATGTGGAGCGATGAGAGAGATTTTTAGGTGTGATGATCTTGTGATTAAGGATGATCGGACGGTGGAGAATGTTTGGGTTTATAAACCGGAGATTAAGagattgaaacaaaaaattttgttGCCTTTTGGATCATGCCAGCTTGCTCCTGTTTATGCTCGGACAG gGAGAGAAGTATGGAGGCACTTCATGTTACGAAAACCACCAAAAACCAACTCGACAACAACCCATTACCACAGACCAAAACAAGCCTATGTGACAATCCTCCACTCCTCAGAGGCATATGTTTGTGGAGCCATCGCTTTAGCTCAAAGCCTTCTCCAAACCAACACATCCAAAGACCTCCTCCTCTTAGCCGACAACTCCATTTCCCCCAACTCTATTCAAGCACTTAAAGACGCTGGTTGGGATGCCATGAGAATTGATCGCATTCGCAGCCCGTTTTCCGAGAAAGGCTCATACAACGAATGGAACTACAGCAAGCTACGAATATGGCAGTTGACGATGTACGAAAAAATCGTGTTCATTGATGCTGATCTATTGGTTCTTAAAAACATTGATCAGTTCTTTGCTCTGCCTCAGCTCTCTGCTGCTgctaataataaaatgaggTTCAATTCAGGGGTTATGATTGTTGAGCCGTCTGCTTGTTTGTTTGAGGAATTGATGGAGAAAAGCTTTGAATTGAAGTCTTATAATGGTGGAGATCAAGggtttttgaatgaaatttttacTTGGTGGCATAGACTTCCTTCTAGAGTCAACTATCTCAAGATCTTTCTGAAGGAAAACAGTGAAAATGATTCAG ATCCATATGCAATACATTATCTGGGGTTAAAGCCATGGATGTGTTACAAAGATTATGATTGCAACTGGGACATGGAAGATCACCAAATATTTGCAAGTGATTCAGCTCATGCAAAATGGTGGCAAGTTTATGAATCCATGCCCACTGAATTACAACATTTTTGTGGTCTCACAAAGAAGATGGATTCAAGAataagaaaatggagaagtaTTGCAAGAAATAACTCCACTTTTACCGATGCTCATTGGAAGATCAATATCACTGACCCTAGACGACTCCGTTTTATGGATGATCAGGCTCCTcttcatcaataa